The genomic stretch ATCGTGGTGAAGCAGGCGACAACATTGGCGCATTGTTACGTGGTACCAAACGTGAAGACGTTGAGCGTGGTCAAGTATTGGCTAAGCCTGGTTCAATCACACCACACACTGAGTTCAAAGCTGAAGCATATATTTTGAACAAAGATGAGGGTGGTCGTCACACACCATTCTTCGACGGTTACCGTCCACAGTTTTACTTCCGTACAACTGACGTGACTGGTTCTGTTAAGTTGCCTGAAGGCACTGAAATGGTAATGCCTGGCGATAATGTCGCTATGGACGTAACATTGATTACACCAATCGCAATGGATAAAGAGCTTAGGTTTGCTATCCGCGAAGGTGGACGCACAGTTGGCGCTGGCGTTGTAACTGATATTAACAAGTAATTCGAGAGTATACATGTCAACTCAAACTATTCGTATTCGCTTGAAGGCTTTTGACCATAGAATTTTGGACAAAAGCGCTCAAGACATTGTAGAAACAGCAAAACGTACTGGAGCAACAGTTCGGGGTCCTATTCCGATTCCAACAAAAATCCGTAAGTTCTGCGTGATTCGTTCACCGCATAAATATAAAGATTCGCGTGAACAATTTGAAATTCGGACGCATAAGCGTCTATTAGACATCGATAAACCAACACCACAAACTGTGGATGCGTTGATGAAGCTAGACCTTCCGTCTGGCGTCGATGTTGAAATTAAACTTTAAGGGGCGTTGTCATGAGTACAGGTTTAATTGCCCGTAAAGCGGGTATGACACAGGTTTTCGCTGAAGATGGTTCAGTTGTTCCTGTAACTGTTCTTAATGTTGAACCGTGCAAAGTTATTTCTTTGCGCACATCAGCTAAAGATGGTTACAACGCTGTGCAAGTAGGTTTCGGAAAAGCTAAGAAAGTAGTTTCTCGTGGTGTGCAAGGTCATTATGCACGTCAAGGTCAAGAAGCTATGGGTGGCTTGATGGAATTTAGAACTGCCGCAGAGCCTGAATTGGAGCTGGGTCAAGATTTGACTGCAGCATTGTTTGAAGCAGGCCAAAAGCTTGATATTTCAGGTACATCAAAAGGTCGCGGTTTTGCGGGTGTGATGAAGCGTTACAACTTCGGTGGTCAGCGTGCAACACATGGTGCTGAAAAAGTACATCGTCAAATGGGTTCAACGGGTCAGTGCCAATGGCCTGGTCGCGTATTCCCTGGTAAAAAAATGCCTGGTCATTATGGCGACAAGCGTATTACGACGCAAAATATTGAAATTGTTCGCATTGATGAAGAACAAAATCGTATTCTAGTGAAAGGTGCTGTACCTGGTGCTAAGAACGGTTTGCTTGAGCTTCGTCCTGCGGTGAAGGGAGCATAAGGTGACAGCAGTTAAGATTGTTGATCAAAACAACAAAGAAGTCGGCTCTCGTGATTTGAATGCGAACGTTTTCGGCTTAGAAGCAGATAATGGTTTGGTTCATCGCGTGTATAGTGCTTTGGCTAGAGCGCAACGCGCTGGTACGCATAGCACAAAAACTGTAGCTGATGTTTCTGGTGGTGGTAAAAAACCATTCAAACAAAAAGGTACAGGTCGTGCGCGTCAAGGTACAACACGTGCAGCGCAAATGCGTCATGGTGGTACGGCACATGGTCCGCAACCACATGATTACAATACGCGTATCAATAAAAAAGAACGTCGCTTAGCAACAGCTTTGGTTTTGTCTGATGCATTGCGTGAAGGTCGTTTGATTGTATTGAATAAGCTTGAATTGAAAGAAGCGAAGACCAAATCATTTATTGCTGTGCGTGATGCACTTAAAGTTGAGTCAGGTTTATTTGTCTTGGCTGAAAGCAATAATGAAGTAGAACTTTCTGGTCGTAACGTGCCGTTGAGCAAAGTTGTGCTGGATGGTCAAATGAATTTACATGACATGTTAAAATTCGATCACTTGGTTGTGACTGAAGATGCATTGTCAAACTTAGAAAAACGCTTGGGAGGTGAAGGATGAACGCAAAATATCATCACTTTAATACGCTCCATAAGCCTGTAATTACTGAAAAGAGCTATAAAGCTACTAGCGATGCGAACCAATACACATTTCGCGTAGCACCA from Ghiorsea bivora encodes the following:
- the rpsJ gene encoding 30S ribosomal protein S10, whose amino-acid sequence is MSTQTIRIRLKAFDHRILDKSAQDIVETAKRTGATVRGPIPIPTKIRKFCVIRSPHKYKDSREQFEIRTHKRLLDIDKPTPQTVDALMKLDLPSGVDVEIKL
- the rplC gene encoding 50S ribosomal protein L3 is translated as MSTGLIARKAGMTQVFAEDGSVVPVTVLNVEPCKVISLRTSAKDGYNAVQVGFGKAKKVVSRGVQGHYARQGQEAMGGLMEFRTAAEPELELGQDLTAALFEAGQKLDISGTSKGRGFAGVMKRYNFGGQRATHGAEKVHRQMGSTGQCQWPGRVFPGKKMPGHYGDKRITTQNIEIVRIDEEQNRILVKGAVPGAKNGLLELRPAVKGA
- a CDS encoding EF-Tu C-terminal domain-related protein, with amino-acid sequence RGEAGDNIGALLRGTKREDVERGQVLAKPGSITPHTEFKAEAYILNKDEGGRHTPFFDGYRPQFYFRTTDVTGSVKLPEGTEMVMPGDNVAMDVTLITPIAMDKELRFAIREGGRTVGAGVVTDINK
- the rplD gene encoding 50S ribosomal protein L4 is translated as MTAVKIVDQNNKEVGSRDLNANVFGLEADNGLVHRVYSALARAQRAGTHSTKTVADVSGGGKKPFKQKGTGRARQGTTRAAQMRHGGTAHGPQPHDYNTRINKKERRLATALVLSDALREGRLIVLNKLELKEAKTKSFIAVRDALKVESGLFVLAESNNEVELSGRNVPLSKVVLDGQMNLHDMLKFDHLVVTEDALSNLEKRLGGEG